The genomic region AGTACCGCCCAGGGCAGAATAGCGTGGCAAAGCTGGATTGTGTGGTGTTACTGTTGTCAGAAAGGGTCGTAACGCATTAAGAGCTGTGTAGAAGGTGCCCGGCACAGAAAGGGGAAGGGCAGAAGCAAATGGTGCGAAGAGTGAAGGCGTCGAATGGTGGAGGGAGCTGTTGAGAGTGTCAGTGAGCTGCCGAATCAGTATAGCGCCATCAACACGCACCCCAAGATGATGCAGGCATCTTCAGCTCGTCGCCGAGCGTGTTCCCAGGCCCTACGGGCGAGCTCGGCGTCGACTGTGCCACCGTATCTGCCATCCGGTCCAGTGCTCGAGGCTGTTAGCCAAGTATTGACCACCAAACTCGTGCTGGCCTCCAATGGATATGGCTGTGCTGAGGAGAAGGAGCTGTGCAGTGCATTGAGCAGGGTGGTGGTCGAGACCTGAGATGAAGCCTGCTGCATTGTGTTCGTCCGTCCGGGAGCAGCGGAGGAGTGGTTGGAATAGGAGGACATTCGGTAGGCCATGTTGGCGGTAATCTATGCTATTGCGCCCTCGGCGGGCTTCCTGTGTGTCGAAACACTCTGTGATGTGCGTTCCTCGTAAGGTCTGATCGTGTATCGATGTGTGTCTGGATGTCTGCCGTCGCGACGGGGTCGACTGGGAGCTGCCCGGTGTGTCGAGTCTCGCACGCGGTTTCCTGAACGACCGTAGGGTGGAGTGGTGGTGGTGATGATGTGGATAAGCGAATGTAGTCAGTCGTGCAGGACGACAAGCGAGTGTTTAGTTGCCGATGAGGAGAGAGTATCTACAGACAACTAACAGTCTAACAGATACGGCCACAGGTGAAACGCAGTGCGAGAGCCATTCGCCTGCGACTGGTTGGACGACTCTCATCAGCACGAGAAGTGCGCCTTCGTGCCTTCCACCCTTCCAGGGGTGCCGGCGGCGAGAATCACGCTACTGCACCGCCAAGCGTCCGGCATCTCACACGGTACACGGTACACCCCAACAAACAACCTTTTTCGTCTTCAACTTCCCACCATACCACCGCCACCACAGTATGAAGTTGCTGTATTCTTCACAACAGCATCTTGCATCGGCGTTCACACGAGGGTGTGTTGCCACCGCAATGCCCTTGGGACAGCTCTGTGATGCTGTTTCGCCACCCCATCGCCACGCTGCCAGCTTTCTCGCTGAACACGAGCTGGCCTCCAGTGGACTGGCCTATTTTTGGCTCTGATCATCGCAGTGCCTGGACGAATCAGGCACAGAGCTCTGCACATGATGGTCTAGACGCGAACACCTTCGGACCATCTTACGCGTCCTCCTTTGCGGCTCAGCTTTATGATCCCACCTCACCAGCATCAGCAGGTGACGCTTTGTCTGTGCGTGATGATGGAGACACTTGTGGCAAAGACGAGCAGAGAGCTGTTCTGGAAGACGCGACTGTGAGAGAGAGACCGAGAGAGAGAGCAGGGAAGGCCTGTCGGCTTGTCTCGCGTGTCTCGCCAGCAGCCGATCTGCCTTCTCCGCAGCGTGAATCTGCAGAATTGTGCATTAGCTTTTGGCCACCCAGCCAACGGTCAGCGCCACGGCTTGTCGAGCACGCACGCGTCGCAGTCTCACAACGATGCTGTTGTGCTCATCGACACTCGTTGTTGTTGTGCTCGTGGCGGCCTGGCACCGTCAGCACCGTGGTCAGGTTCTCGTGCGGCTGTGCACTACGTGTACCTCGTGTGTTGATGCCGAGTCTGACGGCGTTGATGTTGTTGCCACGCCGAAACGATCGTGTGAGAGCAGAGATCCACAGTCCTCTGGACGCGACCCGAATTCGACATGCCGCTCCATGCCGGATAGGGGTGCAGACAAGAGGCAGTGCCCAGCATCCTAGCGTGCTCACGTTTCTGGTGTGGTGTGAGGCTGCTTCTTGTCTGGCAGCCCGTTGCCCTCCTGCTGTACTCGTCTCATCACACAAATCGTCGCTGTGCAGTCTTCATCACTTTCGCTCTGTTCTCTGTGCCCACCGACGTTCGCTATACCAAGTCACGCTCGTTTCTGGAACTCCCGACGGAGCCCAGTGGACCTTCCTCGACTTCGCGTCCCAGCGTTGTGGACACTCCTGGCCGACTGTTGCCGCACCTCACAACACCCGCTACAACCCTCTCGCACGAGTCTTTTGCTGTACTGAACTCCCATAATATTGTCTGGCCGCGAGGCCGAAGCATTTACTATGGCGAATCCTACTACCCAGGCCAACCTGGCAGCATTATCCGCCCATTCGATGAGCGACACGAACATCACGAGCCACATCGCATCGCGTTTCCACAGCCATTTGCCCATCACGAATCTGTCCTCGCAGGGCTACATCTCTGTGAATACATACACCTCTTCGTCAAAGGGACCCCATGGCACCAAAGAAGGCAGCGCAATGGGTGCTGCAGAAGAGCTTGCGGCTCGTATGTGGGACCGATTAGGGAAACGACAGGAGAATCAGGCAGCGGTGTTTCTGTGAGTACATGTCATGGCATTGGAGTCGCAGATCAGATTGGTTGATGGGATCATCATCTGCTTCTCGTTCTGCGCTTCTCTATGCAGTGAAAGCTGAACCTAGGGATGCGATTCTGACATGGCAATAGTGGCGAAACCGGCACGGGAAAGACGACCATTCGATCGCATCTCCTCTCGTCCATCCTCCAGTACACTTCAACGCCATTTTCGAAGAAGCTGTCTTTCGCAGCGTTCGTCTTCGATTCACTCACCACCACGAAATCTGTCACCACCACGACCGCTTCGAAAGCCGGTCTGTTCTTCGAGCTGCAGTATGACACCGCCAATACCCTGCACCCAGAACTGGTCGGTGGCAAAGTCTTGGATCACAGATTGGAGCGAAGCCGTGTGGCGACTGTCCCAGCGGGTGAGCGCAACTTTCATATTCTATACTACTTGCTAGCAGGCACATCACCGGCCGAGAAAGAGCATTTGGGTCTGGAATTGGGCAGCAGCATAGCACATGGTGCGGGCAACCGCAAGTCTCTGGCAGGTGGTCAGAAAAGGTGGCGCTATCTTGGTCACCCTTCACAAATGAAAGTGGGCATCAACGATGCAGAAGGATTCCAGCACTTCAAGACAGCACTTCGGAAGCTGGAGTTTCCACGCGAAGAGGTCGCACACCTGTGCGAAGTCCTTGCTGCAATTCTGCACATCGGCCAGCTTGAATTCACGACCTCGCAAAGTACTACACCAGCGCCAGATGAGAGTGGAGGCTATGGCGCCGAAGGTGGCGAGGAAATCACAGTCGTCAAGAATAAAGACGTGCTTGCTGTTGTTGCGGCCTTCCTCGGAGTCAGTGCACAGCATTTGGAGCAGATTCTCGGATACCGCACGAAGATCTTGCACCGTGAGCGTGTCACGATCATGCTCGACCCCAAGGGCGCTCGCGACAACGCAGATGAGCTCGCACGAACACTTTACAGCTTGATGGTTGCTCTGATTATGGAGAAGGTGAACCAAAAGCTTTGTGCGCCAGAAGACGCCATCTCGAACACAATATCTATGGTCGACTTCCCAGGCTTCGCCCAAGTATCCTCCACTGGAAGCGTGCTGGATCAGCTTTTGAATAACGCTGCTACAGAGTCGTTTTATAACTTTTGCTTGCAAAACTTCTTTGAGAGGAAAGCGGATCTTCTCGAGACGGAGGAAGTGCAGGTTCCAGCCACAAGCTACTTTGACAACAGCGATGCCGTCAGGGGTCTTCTCAAGCCTGGAAACGGCCTTCTCAGCATTCTCGACGATCAGATGAAGCGTGGAAAGACTGACATGCAATTCTTGGAATCACTGCGAAAGCGCTTCGAGAAGAAGAATCCAGCCATCGAAGTCAGCCCGGCTACAGTCATGGAGCCGGGCAACAACTTCGCCATACCCAACAGCCACGCAACCTTCACTGTCAAGCATTTCGCTGGCGAGGTCGATTATGCTGTGGAGGGTCTGCTTGAAGAGAATGGGGAGGTCGTCTCCGGCGATCTTATGAATCTGGTCAACACCTCGACTTCTCCATTCATTTCGGAGCTTTTCGGTCAGGAAGCATTGAACAAGGTTCTGCATCCACAGGACCGCAATGCTGTGACTCAGGCTTCGGTTGCTTCGAAGCCATCACGTATGCCCAGCATGGCACGTCGGAGGGGGTCTCGGCCACAATTGGGCTCCAGGAAGCAAGATCTCGACAATAGCAGCGAAGAGGGCGGCCGCAGTGTCTCGCGGATCAACAAACACTCAGATCCTCAGCAAGGTGCTGCAGCGCAGTTCTTGTCATCGATTGACAACATCAGCAAGTCCCTTACCGCGCCCAACACCAACtcctacttcttcttctgcTTGAAGCCAAACGACAGACGGATCGCAAACCAGTTCGACAGCAAGTGTGTACGCACTCAAATCCAGACCCTCGGCATTGCAGAGATCGCACAGCGGCTTAAGAACGCCGACTTCAGTATCTTCATGCCATTTGGCGAGTTCCTGGGCACTGCCGAAGGCGAAGTGTCTGTCGTTGGCAGTGAGAGAGAAAAGGCAGAAATGATTCTGGACGAGAAGAGCTGGCCTAGCCACGAGGCCCGAGTTGGCAGCACTGGCGTGTTCCTGAGTGAACGCTGCTGGCGGCAAATAATACGTGCCGGCGACCTGGGTGGACCTCCAAATTATGCTGATGAGTCGTACGGCAACTCGGGCATGCTCACTCCAGCAGATGCAGCAAAGGGTGGCTTTGGACAATCGCACGTCAATCTGCTCCAGACCCCGGGCCCAGGGTACTACGACGATAAAGCGGCTGGGTACTTTGGCAGCCGAGACCTTGACTCCAAGAGTGACGCTGGTGCTTCTGCTTTACGCGAAGGCGACATGTTCCGCAACCTGGAGACTCGCGAGCAGATGGCGGAAAAGGGCAACGGAGCCCAGATGGCCGAGATTGAAGTGAAGCCGAGTTCAAAAAGTCGAATACGATGGATAATTATGGTTCATTTCTTCACCTGGTTTATACCCGATTGGACTATCAAGCTGGTCGGCGGCAAGAGCATGGGCCGAAAGGACATCCGTGTGGCCTGGAGGGAGAAGCTGGCTATCAACATGATGATCTGGTTATCCTGTTTGTTCGTCGTATTCTTCATGGTCGGCTTCCCACGGATCATCTGCCCAACGCAGCACGTCTACAGTCTGGAGGAGCTCACGACTTACAACGGCAAAGACGGCTCAAAGGGTTCTTACGTTGCCATCCGTGGTGTTGTCTTCAATCTGGAAGCTTTCATGCCCGCTCATTACCCGAACATTGTTCCCGACTCGGCTCTGAAGAAGTACGCCGGCACAGACGCCACGAACCTATTCCCAATTCAAGTCTCGGCCATGTGCCAGGGCACGAACGAGACGGGAATCGATCCTGCTGTGCAGCTCAACTACCAGAACTACAACTGGACGGGACAGAACGCCGTTAGCACCACGGACACCAATGCGCAATACCACGACTTCCGATGGGCAACCAACGATTCTCGTCCAGCTTGGTTTGTTGAGCAAATGATCTACTTGTCTGGCAACTACTGGAAGGGCAATGTCGGATACTCGCCAGAATATCTGAAGACTCTGAAAGACAAGAATAACTACGTCGCCTACATCGACGGCCGTGTTTACGACATGACTGAGTACGTTGCTGGTGGCAGGCAGCCACAGTACCCACCAGGATCGGACAGACCAGATGTTGTTACGAACTCGAACTTCATGGACGAGAGAGTCGTTGACTTGTTCCAACAGCGCTCTGGACAAGACGTGACCAAGTACTGGGAAGCCCTCAACATCGACCCAGCACTTCGCCAGCGCATGAAGGTCTGCTTGGACAACCTCTTCTACGTCGGCAACGTCGACACCCGAAACAGCCCCCAATGTCAGTTTGCCAAGTACATCCTACTTGCAATCTCCTTGCTGCTCGTCTCGGTCATTTGCTTCAAGTTCTTGGCCGCACTTCAGTTCGGCAAGAAGAATGTCCCGGAGAATCTCGATAAGTTCGTGATCTGTACCGTCCCCGCGTACACCGAAGACGAGGATTCTTTGCGCCGTGCCATCGATTCTGCTGCCCGCATGAAGTATGACGACAAGCGCAAACTTCTGTTCATCATCTGTGATGGTATGATTATTGGTCAAGGCAACGATCGGGCGACACCTCGCATCGTTCTCGACATTCTAGGCGTTCCCGCCTCAGTCGACCCCGAACCGCTCAGCTTCGAATCACTTGGTGAAGGCCAGAAGCAACACAACATGGGCAAGCTCTATTCTGGTCTTTACGAAGTGCAGGGTCACATCGTACCCTTCATTGTGGTCGTCAAGGTTGGAAAGCCTTCCGAGGTCTCGAAGTATGTCTTGCAACCACCACTTCTCCCACTTCATATACTTTGCTAACACTATCACAGACCTGGCAACCGTGGCAAGCGTGACTCCCAGATGATCCTCATGCGTTTCCTCAACCGCGTGCACTACAACCTCCCCATGACCCCTCTCGAACTTGAACTCCATCACCAGATCCGAAATGTGATAGGAGTCAACCCGACCTTTTACGAATTCTTGCTGCAAATCGATGCCGACACGGTCGTTGCGCCCGATTCTGCCACTCGATTCGTATCTGCATTCGTCAACGACACTAAACTAATCGCAGTGTGTGGTGAGACCGCCCTGACCAACGCCAAAGCCTCCATGATCACGATGATGCAGGTGTACGAATACTACATCTCGCACAATCTTACCAAGGCCTTCGAATCGCTCTTTGGATCGGTCACATGTTTGCCAGGCTGTTTCTCCATGTACCGCATTCGCGCTGCTGAGACTGGAAAGCCACTCTTCGTGTCCAAAGAGATTGTCGAAGACTACTCCGAGATTCGCGTCGACACGCTGCACATGAAAAACTTGCTGCATCTTGGAGAGGACAGATATCTGACGACTCTGCTTATGAAGTACCACTCCAAGTACAAGACAAAGTACATCATGCGCGCTCATGCCTGGACCATCGCACCCGACAACTGGAGCGTCTTTATGTCGCAGCGTCGCCGATGGATCAACAGTACCGTGCACAACCTGGTCGAGGTCATTCCACTCCAGCAACTCTGCGGTTTCTGCTGCTTCAGTATGAGATTCGTCGTGTTCTTGGATCTGCTGTCGACTATCGTGCAACCCGTTATCGTGGCTTACATCATATACCTTATTGTCGAAGTGGCTAGGAACCCGGACACGGTGCCAATCACTGCCTTCATTCTCCTGGGAGCTATTTATGGTCTACAGGCTATCATCTTCATTGTTCGACGCAAATGGGAGATGGTCGGATGGATGATCATCTACATGCTTGCAACGCCAGTCTTCTCATTCTTTCTGCCGCTCATGGCTTTCTGGAACATGGACGACTTCTCCTGGGGTAACACCCGTGTGGTCACTGGTGAGAAGGGAGAGCAGGTGGTCGTCTCCGATGAGGGCAAATACGACCCAAACACGATCCCGAAGAAGAGGTGGGAAGAGTACCAGGCCGAGCTCTGGGATGCTCAGACTCAGCGCGACGACACCCGCTCGGAGATTTCGGGTATCAGCTACGCAACCAAGAGCTACCACCCAGCCGCTTCTATCTATGGCGATGGGTACCAGCAGAGTCACCACATGAGCCAGCTCACGGTGCCTCAGATGCAGCAGTACGGCTCGCACATGTCGTTGGCCGCTTCCGACAACGGCATGATGCGCAGCTATTCTGGCGCGGACTTCGACATGTCGGACATGCCCAGTGACGATGCCATTCTTGCTGAGATCAGAGAGATCCTTAGAACAGCGGATCTGATGACCGTCACCAAGAAGAGCATCAAGGCTGAGCTCGAGAGACGCTTTCAGGTCCCGATGGACTCGAGGAGACAGTATATCGGTAGTGCCACTGAGGCTATCTTGAGTGGACAGCTTTAGTGGTTGCGACCACAGACTTCATGTTGTGTGTATCTATCTACTTGACGGCTTTTGAAACTTGCTCGCTCTTTAGCATTGCGAATGGGATGGAACGGAACGGAACGAAACGGAATGGTGTGTGGGGAGTCAGGCGGTGTTCAGGATGAATTATGTTGGGTAATGGCATGAGTGCGAGTGTCATAGTCAAACTTGGATTGGGTCTGAGTGAGCAAAAAGATGATTAGGAAACAGCAAGCAAGCAAGCAAGCAAGCAAGCAAGCAAGCAAGCAAGCAAGCAAGCAAGCAAGCAAGCATGTACAGAGACAATAGTAACCTTCTGATGTTATCAGCGGAATCTCCACCGACCGGCTCTCGGCGCCGCAATGCCCTTCAGTCTCGTGCAGTCTTGCACTGAAGATGGCACGATGGCTTCATCAGGCCATGCATCTCAATCCTGCCAATCTGGTTCTAGGCCATCGGATCCTGAACCTTGTTTCCACCTCAACACAACGCCCTGGAACGCCTTGCGCAATTGAGGCTGACGCCTTTTGCTTTGTGTATTCTCCTTTGGGACTGATGTTCTAGTTGCGTGAGCCGGCAGGACCGACGATACTGTGCGTTCTCACTTGGCGGCCGTTCGCACATGGTGAGTGGAACCGACTCTTTCGTGCTGATTGCGGGTTCTGCTGACTTTGTGGGAGGTGTTGGGCATCTGGAGCACACCATTGCTAGGGGACGGTCAGTCTGAGTGTATTCGAGACTGATGAGTGTCGGCTAGGAGGACTACTACCATCATACAGTGGCCTGACACGAATCATATACCTCCCGAAACACGGCTCCCTCTCAGCTGAGCCCATAAGCGCCGTGAACGCCTCCCCGTGGCATGGAAGCGCTTGTGGCTGCACTACCAGACTCGCCATGTTCCACGTGGAAAGAGCCTCCTGTGTCCAACGGTATCGCGTGAAAGGCTCGGCACTAGCATATCATCAGCTCATAGCAGCCTTTCCACAGCATCCTGATCACCAATTGCTGTGCGACGATCGCAACGATGAAGTGGCTCTCAATCATGGCGGCGGCTGTGCTCCTTGGAGTAGCCCACGTTGATGCGAAAGCTGTTGTGGCTCACTTCATGATGAGTAATTGTTATTCTTACACGACGACGGAGTGGCAGCTGGATATACAGGCGGCGCAGGAGGCGAGGATTGATGGGTTTGCATTGAATGTTGCGAGCAATCCGGATAGTACGACGGTATGTCTCTACGTAATGGATGAAAAGGGTGTATCGTGCTGATGATGAGCAGGATCAACAACTTGCGAATGCGTTCTCGGTCGCTAGTAGCATGGGCTTCAAGCTTTTCTTCAGGTTCGTGGTCTTGACTACTGTGCAAGAAGTCCGTCAGCATTCCTGACTCCCAATCACAGCTTCGACTATGCTGGAAACGGCGCCTGGGCTCAGGATAGAGTGATAAGCTACATGAACAAATACAAATCGAGCTCGGCATACATGCAGTACAACGGCAAACCCATAGCAACCACATTCGAAGGTACCCACCAAGCGAACGACTGGAACAACATCAAAACCCAAACAGGATGCTTCTTCATGCCCGACTGGGCATCGATAGGTGCTTCGACCGCTGCGTCTGCTGGTGGTGGTGTCGCAGACGGTCTGTTCTCCTGGGAGGCATGGCCTAACGGACCTACCAACATGAACACCAACGGTGATAACGGATACATCAGTGCCCTGAAGGGCAAGCCATACATGATGGCTGTCTCGCCCTGGTTCTTCACAAACGTCCCGAACTATGGGAAGAACTGGCTCTGGCGTGGTGATGACTTGTGGTTCGACCGTTGGAGTCAGGTCCTGTCCCTTCAGCCTGAGTTTGTTCAGATCATATCCTGGAACGACTGGTAAGCTCTCGGGCCACCACCTCTAACCAGAGACCCTCCCGCTGACATGCACAGGCCCGAATCGCACTACATCGGCCCCCTACGCCCCAAAGAAATGGGCGCCTTCACCTACGGCAAAGCCCCCTACAACTACGCAGATAACATGCCCCACGACGGCTGGCGAGCTCTCCTCCCCTACTGGATCGATACATACAAATCCGGCTCCACTTCGCTCAAGAACGAGACCGTCTCATTCTGGTACCGCCTATCACCAAAGAGCGCCTGCGGCACCGGTGGGACCTCTGGAAACGACGCTGGCCACAACCAGCAGACGTACGCTCCCGGCGACATCGTCCAAGATAGTGTCTTCTTCGATGCATACCTGTCCTCCGTCGCAGATGCGGTGGTGACGATTGGTGGACTGGCTACGACAGCTACGTGGAGCACGAAGCCGAGTGGTGGGAGTGGGGTGTATCATGGGAGTGTGCCATTTAGTGGAAGGACGGGTGCGGTGTCGATTAAGATTGTCAGGAGTGGGACTACTGTTGTGCAGCAGACTGGGAGGGATATTTCCACGTCTTGTCAGAATGGGGTTACGAATTGGAATGCTTGGGTTGGAAGTGCTGTGGGGAGCATTGTGGCGGTGAATACGACTTCGAGCACTTCGGCGACGTCGTCGAGTTCAGCGGCCTCCTCGAGCGTGGCGACTTCGAGCACGGTTTCGTCGACAACATCCAGCTCGGTCGCGACCTCGTCGGCGGCAACTTCTTCAACAGGCACACGATCTTCGACGACTACTACTACTTCACCATCCGCCAGTACGACCAGCTCAGTGGTTCCATCTACCATAACTCAGCAGATGGTATTCACAGTCACACAGAATGTCGTCTGTGTTTGTGCCCCGGACTGCAAGTGTTCTCCTGCTGGTGCGGCGGCTTCAAGTACTGCAGCAGCGGTCAGCTCCTCGACCTCGATCGCTGGGACGACGTCGAGTACAGCGAGAAGCTCGACTACGAGCGCGAGTTCTGCTAGGAGGTAGGCTGGGATAGAATGACGGCGTGATGTTTGAGATGCGAGGTTCATAAATGATAGAGATAGTTATGTCTAATGGGAACAACGACCTTTGTAAGTCAGCATGACTGCAGCACATCGCTTTCGATTCCTGAACCACTCAGGAGATGGTGTACATCAAACGTGTTAAGAGAATTCATCCATGATCAATCGATATCACCAGGCCACGAGCGATCGACCTGCACAGATTCTCCAAACCAGTGCCCGGGCAAAGTACATAAACCCATTTTTCAACGTTGCATGGATAACACAACACCACTACCGCCACAAGACTGATCACAATAAACTTCATGCGATTAGTACATAACGGTATTGCCTCAATACTTCATCGACACTGCCACCCTACCTCGTCGTCGAAGTCCCACAAGTTTTCCACGCCCGCTACCCCAACCCTAAGCTCCCTCCCCAACAGCCTCAAGCAACCAAGCCTTCCACTTCTCATCCTTGAGTATATACCTCACCCTCCCCTCCAACCACTCCGTATTACCCCAGAAGCCCCACGACGCTTGAAACCTCAGCCAGTCCACAAGCGCCGTGTTCCAGTGCTGCTCGAAGAGATCCCACGGATAATCTTTGCCTGATGTTTCCTGTAAGGTCTGACGATAAGGTTCGAGAAGCATATGTTCGCCTTGAGACATGGGTTGGTGAGTGTTTTCTGGACCGGCTAGTAGCTCGAGTGGTACTGAGCACGTGAAGAGTTTTGCGAGATCGCAGACTCCTAAGCCAAGCCCGACGTACTGGAAGTCGTAGAATGCTACGGCGTCACCGGAAGTTGTGGTGAAGAGGTTCTCGGATTTGACGTCGCCGTGTATAAGGGTCTCGTAGTCTGATATGGCGAACCTGGTACCTTCATTGGCGGATGGTGAGAGTACCTTCGCTACCAGCTCTGCGATGCTCTGGCCGGCGGATGCCACAGGCCTGCACAGCAGGCTTGACCATTCTGACTGCTGGTCGTTGCAGAGTGATCGATATTCCTTTCGTCTCGTGGCGAGGTAACTAGTCGGCGTTGGCTGAAAGACTTGAGACGAATTGCATACACTCACGTATATCCACCATTCAACCAGACGCCACCACCTTGCGCATCATTCTGCGCTTCTTCCAGAGGTGGCTTCCTCAAGCCGCCATCCCTCAAAAGGTTGCGCCGCTTCCACCAGATTCCATGGAATGTCGCCAGCCATCTGATCGCACTGTTGACTTGCGTCTCGTTAAGCTCACCACGTTTCTCGCCTGCCAATGGGAAACTCTCTTTGAGATCCGAGAGGACCATGGCGATGGTACTGGAGGCGTTGGATTGCTCGTTTAAGCTGGCAAGACAGCTGGAAACGGCAAGGCTGGGAGGCATCGATGATGCTAAGTGGGAGTAGAAGTACTGCTCAACTTGGTATGAGATGACTTTGCGTAGATGGCCTTCATCTCGTGCTTTGCTGGCGTCTGTCGGTGGTGTCACGAGCTTCAGGATCAGAGACTGCATTTGGGAAGATGCTGCTGTCTGCTGTTAGCCCTCCAGATGCAATGGCTATTTGCAAGGGGGCATGCCTTCTGAACTAATCGGTATTGCCTGAAGCCGGACGATCTGGCCATATCCTGCCCACAGAGATTGCAAAGGCTCTACTGAGACAACCCCGAGGTTCTTCGGCTCCAGCAGCTTATTGGCAACTTCCTTTATGCCCTCGTCTGAACGCATGATGAGCCGTGAGAAGATGTAGTAGATGGTGATGCCGAAGAGGAAGGAGAAAGCTGTACGAAAAAGCCGTTTGCTTGAGGGCATTTTGCAGGCCTACCAGAAGGTCCTCATCATTGTGAACGCGGAACGAATGTCCTCAGATCGTTGATAGTCTGCACACGCGACACGGCTGGGATGACATATTTTGCCTTGTGAGGGCATGTGTTGCACGAAGAACGATCGAGGTGAAGCCACGATCGAGAAAAGCCAATCGTGCCTGCCTCGGCCAAGACGAACGTCATCTTAGAACATATCTGAGCACAAGAGTACCACGAAAGGTTCAGATGCATTTGAGATCGAGCAAAAGAGCCATCAGTCGGCTGTTCAGAATGCGTATCCTCGCGACAATGCGTCTGCCCGTCCGTCTGGTCAGACATTCGTACTCATCGTACTCATGAACTCTGCCCATATCCGGCACCACCTTCATAACTCATTGCCTTCATTACAGTCCCTCATCTACAGCTTATGCCTCTTCTCCCCACTCGCTACTTTCCTGAACTCCTCCTGCGGGACTCCCTTCATAAAGACTTCGAGACCACTGAACACCTCTTTCACGCCCAGCGAATCATACAGATCTCTTTCCGGCCCTCTCATCAACGCCTTGATCCTCACAAGACTATCCGGAACCAGGTGTTCTCCTAACCTATCGTCCACCTCCTTTAATACTTGCCCCAAAAATCCCTCCCAGTCCTCCTTCCCAGTCTCAAACACTTTGTTGACAAACCCACAGCCCACCAGGTCTTCACAACTTATCCTTTTCGACATCAATAGTGCTTCTGGACCCCGAGCTGGACCGAGACGATTCAACATCGCCCGGCTTGAGAGGCCTTCAGCGACCAATCCTAGCGATGTAAAAGGGCAGAGGAGGTAGGTGTGAGGGGCAGCGTAGACGAAGTCAGACATTGCAACCAAAGCAGCAGCAAGCCCTACGACGGGGCCA from Fulvia fulva chromosome 2, complete sequence harbors:
- a CDS encoding Chitin synthase 5, encoding MANPTTQANLAALSAHSMSDTNITSHIASRFHSHLPITNLSSQGYISVNTYTSSSKGPHGTKEGSAMGAAEELAARMWDRLGKRQENQAAVFLGETGTGKTTIRSHLLSSILQYTSTPFSKKLSFAAFVFDSLTTTKSVTTTTASKAGLFFELQYDTANTLHPELVGGKVLDHRLERSRVATVPAGERNFHILYYLLAGTSPAEKEHLGLELGSSIAHGAGNRKSLAGGQKRWRYLGHPSQMKVGINDAEGFQHFKTALRKLEFPREEVAHLCEVLAAILHIGQLEFTTSQSTTPAPDESGGYGAEGGEEITVVKNKDVLAVVAAFLGVSAQHLEQILGYRTKILHRERVTIMLDPKGARDNADELARTLYSLMVALIMEKVNQKLCAPEDAISNTISMVDFPGFAQVSSTGSVLDQLLNNAATESFYNFCLQNFFERKADLLETEEVQVPATSYFDNSDAVRGLLKPGNGLLSILDDQMKRGKTDMQFLESLRKRFEKKNPAIEVSPATVMEPGNNFAIPNSHATFTVKHFAGEVDYAVEGLLEENGEVVSGDLMNLVNTSTSPFISELFGQEALNKVLHPQDRNAVTQASVASKPSRMPSMARRRGSRPQLGSRKQDLDNSSEEGGRSVSRINKHSDPQQGAAAQFLSSIDNISKSLTAPNTNSYFFFCLKPNDRRIANQFDSKCVRTQIQTLGIAEIAQRLKNADFSIFMPFGEFLGTAEGEVSVVGSEREKAEMILDEKSWPSHEARVGSTGVFLSERCWRQIIRAGDLGGPPNYADESYGNSGMLTPADAAKGGFGQSHVNLLQTPGPGYYDDKAAGYFGSRDLDSKSDAGASALREGDMFRNLETREQMAEKGNGAQMAEIEVKPSSKSRIRWIIMVHFFTWFIPDWTIKLVGGKSMGRKDIRVAWREKLAINMMIWLSCLFVVFFMVGFPRIICPTQHVYSLEELTTYNGKDGSKGSYVAIRGVVFNLEAFMPAHYPNIVPDSALKKYAGTDATNLFPIQVSAMCQGTNETGIDPAVQLNYQNYNWTGQNAVSTTDTNAQYHDFRWATNDSRPAWFVEQMIYLSGNYWKGNVGYSPEYLKTLKDKNNYVAYIDGRVYDMTEYVAGGRQPQYPPGSDRPDVVTNSNFMDERVVDLFQQRSGQDVTKYWEALNIDPALRQRMKVCLDNLFYVGNVDTRNSPQCQFAKYILLAISLLLVSVICFKFLAALQFGKKNVPENLDKFVICTVPAYTEDEDSLRRAIDSAARMKYDDKRKLLFIICDGMIIGQGNDRATPRIVLDILGVPASVDPEPLSFESLGEGQKQHNMGKLYSGLYEVQGHIVPFIVVVKVGKPSEVSKPGNRGKRDSQMILMRFLNRVHYNLPMTPLELELHHQIRNVIGVNPTFYEFLLQIDADTVVAPDSATRFVSAFVNDTKLIAVCGETALTNAKASMITMMQVYEYYISHNLTKAFESLFGSVTCLPGCFSMYRIRAAETGKPLFVSKEIVEDYSEIRVDTLHMKNLLHLGEDRYLTTLLMKYHSKYKTKYIMRAHAWTIAPDNWSVFMSQRRRWINSTVHNLVEVIPLQQLCGFCCFSMRFVVFLDLLSTIVQPVIVAYIIYLIVEVARNPDTVPITAFILLGAIYGLQAIIFIVRRKWEMVGWMIIYMLATPVFSFFLPLMAFWNMDDFSWGNTRVVTGEKGEQVVVSDEGKYDPNTIPKKRWEEYQAELWDAQTQRDDTRSEISGISYATKSYHPAASIYGDGYQQSHHMSQLTVPQMQQYGSHMSLAASDNGMMRSYSGADFDMSDMPSDDAILAEIREILRTADLMTVTKKSIKAELERRFQVPMDSRRQYIGSATEAILSGQL
- a CDS encoding 3,2-trans-enoyl-CoA isomerase, whose translation is MDAAPKPVPEINFSTQGRVAIIRINQPKKLGALSQDLFFHLSQLMRHIDGRDDIFITVLTGTGRFFSAGADVSSTGQNKGPADQQFKQWLQSFAAYNLNITQAFYSHRKILVTAINGPVVGLAAALVAMSDFVYAAPHTYLLCPFTSLGLVAEGLSSRAMLNRLGPARGPEALLMSKRISCEDLVGCGFVNKVFETGKEDWEGFLGQVLKEVDDRLGEHLVPDSLVRIKALMRGPERDLYDSLGVKEVFSGLEVFMKGVPQEEFRKVASGEKRHKL